A genomic region of Venturia canescens isolate UGA chromosome 9, ASM1945775v1, whole genome shotgun sequence contains the following coding sequences:
- the LOC122416600 gene encoding gustatory receptor for bitter taste 66a-like has product MDITILVTLVAWLGMEYRSINNKIKDVVARANTSLPKIIVTSDFYAENLRILSKFHYDLCEIGKRLNRRYYAPVIVNVTTAFVILSTNLFFLLDELRHGDYMSMMVFVSYIQLEISYSLPIIITVIICNWTSNQAAHTAELIHEIRAMNTDSQLYDVIKSFSLQLHHQKLEFTACGLFPLDSSLLQMMVGKITTYLVILIQFQSNLGWSFESS; this is encoded by the exons ATGGATATTACGATACTGGTGACACTCGTCGCCTGGCTGGGAATGGAATATCGttcgataaataataaaataaaggaCGTTGTAGCGAGGGCAAACACATCGCTTCCCAAA ATAATCGTGACGTCTGACTTTTATGCAGAGAATTTACGAATCCTATCAAAATTTCactacgacctttgcgaaaTTGGTAAACGTTTGAATCGACGCTACTACGCGCCTGTC ATCGTTAACGTGACGACAGCCTTTGTGATATTGAGcaccaacctttttttccttcttgaTGAACTTCGCCATGGGGATTATATGAGCATGATGGTTTTTGTTTCGTATATTCAATTGGAGATTAGTTACAGCCTCCCGATAATCATAACCGTGATTATTTGCAATTGGACGTCGAATCAG GCTGCTCATACTGCAGAACTGATCCACGAAATTCGAGCAATGAATACGGACTCGCAATTGTACGACGTTatcaaatcgttttcgttgCAGTTGCATCACCAAAAACTCGAATTTACGGCCTGTGGACTTTTCCCTCTTGATTCCAGTCTATTACAAATG ATGGTCGGAAAGATAACGACTTATTTAGTTATACTTATACAGTTCCAGTCAAATCTAGGATGGAGTTTTGAGTCCAGTTAA
- the LOC122416601 gene encoding putative gustatory receptor 28b produces the protein MINDESGSSSKSPLALSELRNPWLTPVGSPVLLRKPRTHNFYGALESVAWIWRMIGIFPVTVTGPMGKERYKLDKFYATYSVLIVVICLINFVDAIRQSGSYYRHHVPMTSITLTIRTMASLLCMILANFWRIVRSKELTETLNEISDQESILGKIGCRNKNETSVKSIQRYVWTTLIVLMFLMAYDFYAIAYKGKSLSFRWFFWMASLMAQVMDLTILVVLVGWIGFKFSAINEKLSCVVAKANASSPKVLIASDVCAENLRALSKTHYNMCALGKRVNSLFDWNVIINVLTAFIILSTTLYYIFFEVERPGETDVAQIFCYIHWEFMQSAPTVVIVIVCNWTCRQGTYAGKLIHEIRVETTDSRLYEAIKSFSLQLHHQKLQFSAGGFFPLNSALLQTMVEKITTYLVILIQFQPNLDDLSASTKKRSGN, from the exons ATGATCAACGACGAATCAGGGTCGTCCAGCAAGAGTCCATTAGCACTGTCAGAACTGCGAAATCCTTGGCTCACGC CGGTCGGATCTCCAGTGCTGCTCAGGAAACCGAGAACCCACAATTTTTACGGGGCTTTGGAAAGCGTCGCATGGATTTGGCGGATGATTGGAATTTTCCCTGTGACAGTGACTGGTCCAATGGGCAAGGAAAGATACAAATTGGATAAATTTTACGCTACTTACAGTGTTCTTATCGTAGTCATTTGTTTAATAAATTTCGTCGACGCTATAAGGCAATCCGGAAGTTATTACAG ACATCACGTGCCCATGACTTCGATAACCTTGACAATACGAACGATGGCGAGTTTGCTCTGCATGATACTCGCCAATTTCTGGCGCATCGTTCGCTCCAAAGAG TTGACAGAAACTCTCAACGAAATATCGGATCAAGAGTCGATACTGGGGAAAATAGGTTGTCGAAATAAGAACGAGACGAGCGTAAAGTCGATCCAGAGATACGTGTGGACCACGCTGATCGTTTTGATGTTTCTTATGGCTTATGACTTTTATGCAATTGCCTACAAAGGCAAAAG CTTATCATTCCGATGGTTTTTTTGGATGGCATCGTTAATGGCACAAGTGATGGACCTGACGATATTGGTCGTGCTCGTTGGCTGGATTGGATTCAAGTTTTCTGCTATTAATGAGAAATTGAGTTGTGTCGTGGCGAAGGCAAATGCCTCCTCACCGAAG gtCCTCATCGCATCGGATGTTTGCGCTGAAAATCTACGTGCTCTTTCGAAAACTCATTACAACATGTGTGCATTGGGCAAACGAGTGAATAGCCTCTTCGATTGGAACGTC ATCATCAACGTTTTGACTGCATTTATAATACTGAGCACGACTCTCTATTACATATTCTTCGAAGTTGAGCGTCCCGGGGAAACGGACGTAGCTCAAATCTTTTGTTACATCCATTGGGAATTCATGCAAAGCGCTCCGACTGTAGTCATCGTAATAGTTTGTAATTGGACGTGTCGTCAG GGAACCTACGCTGGAAAATTGATCCACGAGATTCGAGTGGAAACAACGGACTCGCGATTATACGAAGCGATTAAATCTTTTTCGCTGCAGTTGCATCATCAAAAGCTTCAATTTTCGGCCGGGGGATTTTTTCCTCTAAATTCAGCACTCTTACAAACG ATGGTCGAAAAGATAACCACATATTTGGTGattctcattcaatttcaacCAAATTTGGACGATCTGAGTGCATCTACCAAAAAAAGGAGTGGAAATTAG